A single window of Colletes latitarsis isolate SP2378_abdomen chromosome 11, iyColLati1, whole genome shotgun sequence DNA harbors:
- the Cerk gene encoding ceramide kinase isoform X2 gives MMQEITDQSSRTVLLNTFVVKKKRCRVYFHRGTLIWETEKPPYSLTHRPRKILLFVNPFGGKKKGVKIWEKDVQPLMTIAGIETKMLVTERVGHARDTLLTADLSDFHAIVCIGGDGTLAEVINGLVLRTSKDQQIDPNDPDVRLPTPRLPIGVIPSGSTDTVAYSLHGTTDVETAAIHIIFGDSTGLDISSVHNDKAFLRLYASVLSYGYLGDVIRDSEKFRWMGPQRYDYSGFKKIIANKGYEGEIQLLSDPCHPSTSTRCTKNCTRCLQHMHNSVPDKEMSRWMTVRGKFFMVNGANLACACSRSPMGFSPHCHVGDGCVDVILVRHTSLLNNIRMLLRLTSKQKTLYDLPFVEVYRAREFTFRAMPTVHMQSENEINTRYLNSSLSVWNCDGEVIDNSNVKIRVHCQLVNVFTRRAQESVSEQTCFC, from the exons ATGATGCAGGAGATCACGGACCAGTCCTCCAGGACGGTGCTCCTGAACACGTTCGTTGTCAAGAAGAAACGATGCAGGGTTTACTTTCATCGCGGCACCTTGATTTGGGAAACGGAGAAACCGCCGTATA GTCTAACTCATCGTCCCAGGAAAATTCTGTTGTTCGTGAACCCGTTTGGCGGTAAAAAGAAGGGGGTGAAGATTTGGGAAAAGGACGTGCAGCCTCTAATGACCATCGCGGGCATCGAAACGAAGATGTTGGTCACGGAACGGGTCGGTCACGCTCGAGACACGCTTCTGACCGCAGACTTGAGCGACTTCCAT GCGATAGTTTGCATCGGCGGAGACGGCACCCTGGCGGAAGTGATAAACGGTCTGGTGCTGAGGACTTCGAAGGACCAGCAGATCGATCCGAACGACCCTGACGTTAGACTACCAACCCCTCGTTTGCCCATAGGCGTAATACCTAGCGGGAGCACCGACACGGTGGCGTACAGCCTCCACGGAACGACAGACGTGGAAACCGCTGCGATACATATCATTTTCGGCGACAGCACCGGCCTCGATATTTCGTCTGTGCACAACGACAAGGCGTTCCTGAGGCTGTACGCGAGCGTTCTCAGTTACGGTTATCTGGGAGACGTGATCCGGGACAGCGAGAAATTCAGGTGGATGGGTCCTCAGAGATACGACTACTCCG GTTTCAAGAAGATCATCGCGAACAAAGGGTACGAAGGCGAGATACAGCTTTTGTCCGACCCCTGCCATCCTTCAACGAGCACTAGATGCACGAAAAACTGCACCAGATGTTTGCAGCACATGCACAACAGCGTCCCCGACAAAGAGATGTCCA GATGGATGACCGTCAGAGGGAAATTTTTCATGGTGAACGGTGCTAACCTTGCCTGTGCCTGCTCCAGGAGTCCCATGGGATTCAGTCCCCACTGTCACGTCGGAGACGGCTGCGTCGACGTGATTCTAGTTCGACACACGTCCCTTCTAAATAACATCAGAATGCTGCTCAGGCTGACCAGCAAACAGAAAACTCTG TACGATCTACCGTTCGTGGAGGTGTACAGAGCGAGGGAGTTCACATTCCGGGCCATGCCCACGGTGCACATGCAGTCCGAGAACGAGATTAACACCAGATATCTAAACTCGAGCTTGAGCGTATGGAACTGCGACGGCGAGGTAATCGATAACTCCAACGTGAAAATCAG GGTACACTGCCAACTAGTGAACGTGTTCACGAGGCGAGCTCAAGAATCGGTCAGCGAGCAAACCTGCTTCTGTTAG
- the Sps1 gene encoding inactive selenide, water dikinase, with protein MAELQGTQVSQDALAVAQLELGGNPNALALRRPFDPVAHDLDATFRLTRFADLKGUGCKVPQEVLGKLLEGLQADDGSAQDHEHAHFMHMAIPRIGIGMDSSVTPLRHGGLSLVQTTDFFYPLVDDPYMMGKIACANVISDLYAMGVTECDNMLMLLGVSTKMTEKERDVVVPLIMRGFKDSALEAGTTVTGGQTVVNPWCTIGGVASTVCQPNEYIVPDNAVVGDVLVLTKPLGTQVAVNAHQWLDQPDRWNRIKLVVSEDDVRKAYQRAMDSMARLNRIAARLMHKYNAHGATDVTGFGLLGHAQNLAKHQKNEVSFVIHNLPVVAKMAAVAKACGNMFQLLQGHSAETSGGLLICLPREQAAAYCKDIEKQEGYQAWIIGIVEKGNRTARIIDKPRVIEVPAKEKDGELW; from the exons ATGGCGGAGCTACAGGGAACCCAGGTCAGCCAAGACGCCCTGGCCGTGGCTCAGCTAGAGCTCGGTGGAAATCCGAACGCCTTGGCGTTGCGTAGGCCATTCGACCCCGTGGCACATGATCTAGACGCGACTTTCCGCCTTACGCGGTTCGCCGACCTGAAAGGATGAGGGTGTAAAGTCCCTCAGGAGGTTCTTGGGAAACTCCTCGAGGGACTACAGGCCGACGATGGTAGCGCACAAGATCATGAACATGCCCATTTTATGCACATGGCCATTCCACGCATCG GCATTGGTATGGATTCCTCCGTGACTCCACTGAGGCACGGTGGGCTCAGTTTGGTGCAAACAACAGATTTCTTCTACCCACTAGTCGATGATCCTTACATGATGG GTAAAATTGCATGCGCTAATGTTATCAGCGATTTGTACGCAATGGGAGTCACGGAGTGCGACAATATGTTAATGTTACTGGGAGTCAGTACAAAAATGACCGAGAAGGAACGGGACGTTGTTGTACCTTTGATCATGAGAGGATTTAAAGATTCAGCCTTGGAAGCTGGGACAACGGTGACGGGAGGTCAAACAGTTGTTAATCCTTGGTGTACGATAGGCGGCGTTGCTTCTACCGTTTGCCAACCGAACGAATATATTGT GCCAGATAATGCAGTTGTTGGCGATGTTCTTGTTCTAACAAAACCGCTTGGAACTCAAGTTGCTGTTAATGCCCACCAGTGGTTGGACCAACCGGATCGCTGGAACAGAATCAAACTCGTGGTCAGTGAAGACGACGTGAGAAAAGCTTATCAGAGAGCGATGGACAGTATGGCCAGGCTCAATAGAATAG CGGCCAGATTAATGCATAAATACAATGCGCATGGAGCAACAGATGTTACCGGGTTCGGTCTCCTAGGACACGCACAAAATCTGGCCAAACACCAGAAAAACGAAGTTTCATTTGTTATTCATAATTTACCCGTTGTTGCTAAGATGGCAGCTGTAGCAAAGGCATGTGGTAATATGTTTCAACTCCTCCAAGGCCACTCTGCAGAAACCAGCGGTGGATTGCTTATTTGTCTACCTAGAGAACAG GCTGCAGCGTATTGTAAGGATATTGAAAAACAAGAAGGGTATCAAGCCTGGATTATTGGTATCGTTGAAAAAGGAAATCGTACGGCAAGGATAATCGATAAACCGCGAGTAATAGAAGTTCCAGCTAAAGAAAAAGACGGGGAACTCTGGTAA
- the Ak3 gene encoding adenylate kinase 3 isoform X1, with the protein MVALSTWCSKAAAFRAVILGAPASGKGTMSARIVEHFKVAHISSGDKLRLHMTNKTELGKVVSSYVLSGKFVPDDVMISMIKKELELIGDKNWLLDGFPRTLLQAEKLQKTSPANLVLYLDVPISVILNRVENRWVHLPSGRVYNIGFNSPKVPGKDDVTGEPLCKRDDDKVDIVKERLERYSKENTPILKFYEGIGILKSFQGNTTDEMWPHVKNAITEFMS; encoded by the exons ATGGTAGCACTATCCACGTGGTGCTCCAAGgctgcggccttcagggccgtgATATTGGGTGCCCCCGCATCTGGCAAGGGCACTATGTCAGCTCGAATTGTTGAACACTTTAAGGTGGCTCACATATCTAGCGGTGACAAATTACGACTTCATATGACAAATAAAACCG AATTGGGTAAAGTGGTCTCGAGTTACGTGTTGTCTGGTAAATTCGTTCCCGACGATGTAATGATCTCGATGATAAAAAAAGAACTCGAGTTAATAGGAGACAAAAATTGGTTACTGGATG GCTTTCCGAGAACGTTACTGCAAGCGGAAAAACTACAAAAAACTTCTCCGGCGAATCTTGTCCTCTACCTTGACGTGCCTATTTCGGTGATTTTAAATCGCGTGGAAAACAGGTGGGTTCATTTGCCCAGTGGAAGGGTTTACAACATTGGGTTCAACAGTCCGAAAGTGCCG GGTAAGGATGATGTAACTGGTGAACCTCTATGTAAAAGAGATGATGACAAGGTGGACATTGTAAAGGAGAGATTAGAAAGATACTCGAAGGAAAATACACCCATTTTAAAGTTCTATGAAGGTATTGGGATATTAAAAAGTTTCCAAGGTAACACTACTGATGAGATGTGGCCACATGTTAAAAATGCCATCACAGAATTCATGTCCTAA
- the Ak3 gene encoding adenylate kinase 3 isoform X2 yields MVALSTWCSKAAAFRAVILGAPASGKGTMSARIVEHFKVAHISSGDKLRLHMTNKTELGKVVSSYVLSGKFVPDDVMISMIKKELELIGDKNWLLDGFPRTLLQAEKLQKTSPANLVLYLDVPISVILNRVENRWVHLPSGRVYNIGFNSPKVPGKDDVTGEPLCKRDDDKVDIVKERLERYSKENTPILKFYEGIGILKSFQARPNYHYEKPLYVRREQSP; encoded by the exons ATGGTAGCACTATCCACGTGGTGCTCCAAGgctgcggccttcagggccgtgATATTGGGTGCCCCCGCATCTGGCAAGGGCACTATGTCAGCTCGAATTGTTGAACACTTTAAGGTGGCTCACATATCTAGCGGTGACAAATTACGACTTCATATGACAAATAAAACCG AATTGGGTAAAGTGGTCTCGAGTTACGTGTTGTCTGGTAAATTCGTTCCCGACGATGTAATGATCTCGATGATAAAAAAAGAACTCGAGTTAATAGGAGACAAAAATTGGTTACTGGATG GCTTTCCGAGAACGTTACTGCAAGCGGAAAAACTACAAAAAACTTCTCCGGCGAATCTTGTCCTCTACCTTGACGTGCCTATTTCGGTGATTTTAAATCGCGTGGAAAACAGGTGGGTTCATTTGCCCAGTGGAAGGGTTTACAACATTGGGTTCAACAGTCCGAAAGTGCCG GGTAAGGATGATGTAACTGGTGAACCTCTATGTAAAAGAGATGATGACAAGGTGGACATTGTAAAGGAGAGATTAGAAAGATACTCGAAGGAAAATACACCCATTTTAAAGTTCTATGAAGGTATTGGGATATTAAAAAGTTTCCAAG
- the Cerk gene encoding ceramide kinase isoform X1 yields MMQEITDQSSRTVLLNTFVVKKKRCRVYFHRGTLIWETEKPPYTRWTLPLTDVLAVRYGDDWIPGVNSKEKQLPSLPTSPTVCPTNFILHYAVRGPKNKWSHHSVTMSHTDPRQVASWVKTIRNYLMGLTHRPRKILLFVNPFGGKKKGVKIWEKDVQPLMTIAGIETKMLVTERVGHARDTLLTADLSDFHAIVCIGGDGTLAEVINGLVLRTSKDQQIDPNDPDVRLPTPRLPIGVIPSGSTDTVAYSLHGTTDVETAAIHIIFGDSTGLDISSVHNDKAFLRLYASVLSYGYLGDVIRDSEKFRWMGPQRYDYSGFKKIIANKGYEGEIQLLSDPCHPSTSTRCTKNCTRCLQHMHNSVPDKEMSRWMTVRGKFFMVNGANLACACSRSPMGFSPHCHVGDGCVDVILVRHTSLLNNIRMLLRLTSKQKTLYDLPFVEVYRAREFTFRAMPTVHMQSENEINTRYLNSSLSVWNCDGEVIDNSNVKIRVHCQLVNVFTRRAQESVSEQTCFC; encoded by the exons ATGATGCAGGAGATCACGGACCAGTCCTCCAGGACGGTGCTCCTGAACACGTTCGTTGTCAAGAAGAAACGATGCAGGGTTTACTTTCATCGCGGCACCTTGATTTGGGAAACGGAGAAACCGCCGTATA CAAGATGGACGCTACCCCTGACGGACGTGTTGGCTGTGCGGTACGGAGACGATTGGATACCGGGTGTAAACTCGAAAGAGAAGCAACTGCCGTCGTTGCCCACCTCCCCCACCGTTTGTCCGACCAATTTTATTTTACACTACGCTGTTCGCGGACCAAAGAACAAATGGAGTCACCACAGTGTCACGATGAGCCACACGGATCCCAGACAGGTGGCTTCCTGGGTCAAGACCATTCGAAACTACCTCATGG GTCTAACTCATCGTCCCAGGAAAATTCTGTTGTTCGTGAACCCGTTTGGCGGTAAAAAGAAGGGGGTGAAGATTTGGGAAAAGGACGTGCAGCCTCTAATGACCATCGCGGGCATCGAAACGAAGATGTTGGTCACGGAACGGGTCGGTCACGCTCGAGACACGCTTCTGACCGCAGACTTGAGCGACTTCCAT GCGATAGTTTGCATCGGCGGAGACGGCACCCTGGCGGAAGTGATAAACGGTCTGGTGCTGAGGACTTCGAAGGACCAGCAGATCGATCCGAACGACCCTGACGTTAGACTACCAACCCCTCGTTTGCCCATAGGCGTAATACCTAGCGGGAGCACCGACACGGTGGCGTACAGCCTCCACGGAACGACAGACGTGGAAACCGCTGCGATACATATCATTTTCGGCGACAGCACCGGCCTCGATATTTCGTCTGTGCACAACGACAAGGCGTTCCTGAGGCTGTACGCGAGCGTTCTCAGTTACGGTTATCTGGGAGACGTGATCCGGGACAGCGAGAAATTCAGGTGGATGGGTCCTCAGAGATACGACTACTCCG GTTTCAAGAAGATCATCGCGAACAAAGGGTACGAAGGCGAGATACAGCTTTTGTCCGACCCCTGCCATCCTTCAACGAGCACTAGATGCACGAAAAACTGCACCAGATGTTTGCAGCACATGCACAACAGCGTCCCCGACAAAGAGATGTCCA GATGGATGACCGTCAGAGGGAAATTTTTCATGGTGAACGGTGCTAACCTTGCCTGTGCCTGCTCCAGGAGTCCCATGGGATTCAGTCCCCACTGTCACGTCGGAGACGGCTGCGTCGACGTGATTCTAGTTCGACACACGTCCCTTCTAAATAACATCAGAATGCTGCTCAGGCTGACCAGCAAACAGAAAACTCTG TACGATCTACCGTTCGTGGAGGTGTACAGAGCGAGGGAGTTCACATTCCGGGCCATGCCCACGGTGCACATGCAGTCCGAGAACGAGATTAACACCAGATATCTAAACTCGAGCTTGAGCGTATGGAACTGCGACGGCGAGGTAATCGATAACTCCAACGTGAAAATCAG GGTACACTGCCAACTAGTGAACGTGTTCACGAGGCGAGCTCAAGAATCGGTCAGCGAGCAAACCTGCTTCTGTTAG